One Gemmatimonadales bacterium DNA window includes the following coding sequences:
- a CDS encoding alkaline phosphatase family protein, with translation MRHVFVIVLENEGYATTFGPGTAAPYLADTLAPSGALLRQYYATGHNSLDNYLAMISGIAPDMATQADCRVYEEFRETGVAPDGQPVGRGCIYPAHVRTIANQLAAAHLSWKAYMEDMGNEPRREAAACGHPRVGARDRTQTAHRRDQYAAKHDPFVYFHAIIDSASCRANVVPLSALAADLATAGRTPNLAFISPNLCHDGHDARCADGERPGGLGSADRFLARLVPVITHAPAFRDGLLIVTFDEAGSDDASACCDEPTGPNTDRPGISGPGGGRTGAVLVSPFVRAGTVSDVPYNHYALLESLEQIFALPYLGYAGRPGLAAFGADVYGASGTPAGAPPSRRDPTGRSRS, from the coding sequence GTGCGCCACGTGTTCGTGATCGTGCTGGAGAACGAGGGCTACGCCACCACCTTCGGGCCGGGCACGGCCGCCCCCTACCTCGCCGACACCCTGGCCCCCTCGGGCGCCCTGCTGCGCCAGTACTACGCGACCGGCCACAACAGCCTCGACAACTACCTCGCGATGATCAGCGGGATCGCCCCCGACATGGCGACCCAGGCGGACTGCCGCGTCTACGAGGAGTTCCGGGAGACCGGCGTCGCGCCCGACGGCCAGCCCGTCGGCCGCGGCTGCATCTACCCGGCCCACGTGCGCACGATCGCCAACCAGCTCGCAGCCGCGCACCTGTCCTGGAAGGCGTACATGGAGGACATGGGGAACGAACCCAGGCGGGAGGCCGCCGCGTGCGGCCACCCGCGCGTCGGCGCGCGGGACCGCACCCAGACCGCGCATCGCCGGGACCAGTACGCCGCCAAGCACGACCCGTTCGTGTACTTCCATGCCATCATCGACTCGGCGTCGTGCCGGGCGAACGTCGTGCCGCTGTCCGCTCTCGCAGCCGACCTCGCGACGGCCGGGCGCACGCCCAACCTCGCGTTCATCTCGCCCAATCTCTGCCACGACGGGCACGACGCGCGGTGCGCGGACGGCGAGCGGCCCGGCGGACTGGGATCCGCCGACCGGTTCCTCGCGCGCCTGGTGCCCGTGATCACGCACGCACCGGCGTTCCGCGACGGGCTCCTGATCGTGACGTTCGACGAGGCGGGATCCGACGACGCGTCGGCGTGCTGCGACGAGCCCACCGGACCGAACACGGACCGGCCCGGGATCTCCGGGCCGGGAGGCGGGCGCACCGGGGCGGTGCTGGTCTCGCCGTTCGTCAGGGCGGGCACCGTCTCCGACGTGCCCTACAACCACTACGCGCTGCTCGAGAGCCTCGAGCAGATCTTCGCCCTGCCCTACCTCGGCTACGCCGGACGTCCGGGCCTGGCGGCCTTCGGCGCCGACGTGTACGGCGCTAGCGGTACGCCTGCTGGTGCACCGCCTTCACGGCGCGACCCGACGGGTCGTTCGCGTTCCTGA
- a CDS encoding response regulator, with amino-acid sequence MRRRRAERRRLWDRRSPLARRTDADRRRRDRRSAAQQFHSERRGRPDRRQAARRLVPDRRMQLSRRLGRRRRDTPTPYTIEHMDQLRTRFATPGPVTCPACGGSFTLGPARRRGAEIARRVVCLGCGRAAVVPNSRAARILLIDQNEAVRGHMATMLAGAGHEVVEAGDASIGLVAYETVPADVVFLDVLTTGRMDPTDFLRQLRRRYPDARVVAMAGRPTFSGVDLLAVMQGLGAARTMRMPVTRDKILQTVEEVRP; translated from the coding sequence GTGCGGCGCCGGCGGGCGGAGCGCCGGCGGCTGTGGGACAGGCGCTCGCCGCTGGCGCGACGCACCGACGCCGACCGGCGGCGCCGCGACCGCCGCAGCGCGGCGCAGCAGTTTCACTCCGAGCGGCGCGGCCGGCCCGACCGCCGCCAGGCCGCCCGCCGCCTGGTCCCGGACCGCCGGATGCAGCTCTCGCGCCGGCTCGGACGTCGGCGGCGCGACACCCCCACGCCGTACACCATCGAGCACATGGACCAGCTGCGGACGCGGTTCGCCACGCCCGGACCCGTCACCTGCCCGGCCTGCGGCGGCTCGTTCACGCTCGGCCCGGCGCGGCGGCGCGGCGCCGAGATCGCGCGCCGGGTGGTCTGCCTCGGCTGCGGCCGCGCCGCCGTGGTGCCCAACTCCCGCGCGGCCCGGATCCTCCTCATCGACCAGAACGAGGCGGTCCGCGGCCACATGGCCACGATGCTCGCCGGCGCCGGCCACGAGGTGGTGGAGGCGGGCGACGCCAGCATCGGCCTCGTCGCCTACGAGACGGTGCCGGCGGACGTCGTCTTCCTCGACGTGCTCACGACGGGACGCATGGACCCGACCGACTTCCTGCGCCAGCTGCGGCGCCGCTACCCGGACGCCCGCGTGGTGGCGATGGCCGGCCGGCCGACCTTCAGCGGCGTGGACCTGCTGGCCGTGATGCAGGGCCTGGGCGCGGCGCGCACGATGCGGATGCCGGTCACCCGCGACAAGATCCTGCAAACGGTGGAGGAGGTACGCCCGTAG